Genomic DNA from Gilliamella sp. ESL0441:
ATGACTTATTATCGTAATAATATTCAACATTTGCTGATCATTCCTGCAATCGTTGCCAGAATTCTTGTGAAGAATAATCGCATCTCCTCAGAAGCGGTTTTAGAACAGGTAAAATTGCTTTTCCCATTAATTAAATCTGAACTGTTTTTATATCATAATGAAGCGCAGTTAGTTGAATATGTAAACCAAATTATCGCCACCTATTGTGACTTAAATTTAATTAGTTGTACGTCAGATAAATTAGTGCTCAATTATGCAAAAATGTCTGGTTTACAGTTAATTGCTTCGTCATCAAAAGATACCTTACAACGTTATGCGATTGCTTTTTCGCTTTTGCAAAAAGACCCTTCAATTAGTCGAGCTAATTTAGAAAAAGAAGGTCGATTAATTGCGGAAAGATTATCGGTATTACATGGAATCAATGCGCCAGAATTTTTTGATAAAGGGGTCTTTTCAACACTGGTTGCATCACTACGAGAACAAGGTTATCTGGATGATCAAGATAGTGCCAGTTTTCAAAAAATTGAAAACATGAATAATATCTTAAAACCTCTCATTACTCATCGAGTCTTGCAAACAATTGAGGAAATTAATCCTTAATCACGAGTTAGTATCGATAGAGTTTGCCCTTTTATCAGTCGCAAACTCTATCAATATTGTTGAATATAGCAAAATCCACAATACCAATCGATTCACTTGATAGCTCATATATTGATAATAATTTTAAGTTTTGTTAAGATACGCTTTACATAATTATTGCAAAGTGCTGCTAACAATTTTAGATAAATTTTAATAAAAATTATCGGATCTTTTCTTCTGTTTTTTTGATTAATGTCAAATTTTAATCATTGATATCTGTTTTTTCCTTTATTTCCAATTGATAAACGATTATTATGAATCATTATCCAATAGGGATATTAGTACCTATCAATATAATAAATTAAAATGTAATGTCAGCTTTTAAGGAGTTCATATGCTATTTAACCGTAGACAGTTCTTTAAGATCTGCGCTGGTGGCATGGCAGGAACAACAGTTGCCACGCTTGGACTTGCTCCCAATGTGGCGCTTGCACAAACTCGCCAATTCAAATTATTAAAATCGAAAGAAACCCGCAATAACTGTACCTACTGTTCGGTTGGCTGTGGAATGTTACTTTATAGTCGAGGAGATGGAGCTAAAAATGCCGAATCTTCTATTTTTCATGTAGAAGGCGATCCTGATCATCCAGTTAGTCGTGGCTCACTCTGCCCAAAAGGTGCTGGGGTGCTAGACTATATCAAAAGTGAACAACGTGTTAAATATCCCGAATATCGTGCTCCTGGCTCTGATCAATGGCAACGTATCAGTTGGGATGAAGCGATTGATCGTATTGCTCGATTGATGAAAGAAGACCGAGATAAAAACTTTATCGACAAAAATGAACAAGGTACAACCGTGAATCGCTGGACATCAACCGGTTGGTTGGTCACTTCAGCTGCGAGTAATGAAACGGGTTGGTTAGCGTTCAAAATAGCTCGCTCATTAGGTATGCTAAGTCTTGAAACTCAAGCAAGGGTTTGTCATGGCCCGTCGGTATCTAGTCTTGCAGCAACGTATGGGCGTGGTGCGATGACAAATAACTGGAATGACATTAAAAATGCCAATGTCGTCATTGTTATGGGTGGAAATGCCGCTGAAGCTCATCCGGTTGGTTTTAAGTGGGCGATTGAAGCTAAAATCACAAATGGCGCTGAACTTATCGCTATTGATCCTCGTTTTCACCGCACGGCTTCGGTTGCCGATAAATATGTTCCGATTCGTGCAGGTTCGGATATTGCCTTCTTACTAGGTATTATTAATTATCTCATTACCCATAACGAAGTTAATTTTGAATATTTAGTCACACACAGTAACGCTAGCTTAATTGTGAGTGATGACTTTAATTTTGATGAAACTAGTGGTCTATTTAGTGGCTATAATGCTGATAATCGCCAATATGATCAAGCCAGTTGGACATATCAAAAAGATGAAAAAGGTTATGCGCTTCGAGATAAAACACTCACGCATCCACGCTGTGTTTGGAATCTGTTAAAACAACATGTAAGTCGATATACACCAGAAATGGTAAACAAAGTTACCGGAAGCCCGATAGACGGATTTTTACATGTTTGTCGCTCTCTTGCCAGCACGAAAACCAATGACCGAGCAGCAACATTTTTATATGCCTTAGGTTGGACACAACATACTTATGGTACCCAAATTATTCGTACTGCTGCCATGATTCAACTTATTTTAGGTAATGTGGGTGTCATGGGTGGGGGAATTAATGCCTTACGTGGACACTCAAATATTCAAGGTTTAACCGATGTCGGACTCTTATCCAATCGTTTACCTGCATATTTGGATTTACCTAAAGACTCGCAAGTTTCGCTTGAACAGTATTTGGATGAAAAAACCCCTAAACCGTTAGGTGCCAATGAGGTGAATTTCTGGGGTAACTATCCCAAATTCTTTATCAGTTTTATGAAAGCGATGTATGGTGATAAAGCGACTAAAGACAATCAGTGGGGATTTGATTGGTTACCTAAATGGGATAAAACTTACGATATCTTACGCTTTAGTAAAATGATGCGTGACGGTCAAGCTAATGGTTTTATTTGCCAAGGATTCAATCCACTTGCTGCCTTACCTGATAAAAATAGTATTCGTGAAGGTTTATCTAAACTCAAATTCTTGGTGAGCATTGACCCATTACCCACTGAAACAGCCGAATTTTGG
This window encodes:
- the fdnG gene encoding formate dehydrogenase-N subunit alpha, which encodes MLFNRRQFFKICAGGMAGTTVATLGLAPNVALAQTRQFKLLKSKETRNNCTYCSVGCGMLLYSRGDGAKNAESSIFHVEGDPDHPVSRGSLCPKGAGVLDYIKSEQRVKYPEYRAPGSDQWQRISWDEAIDRIARLMKEDRDKNFIDKNEQGTTVNRWTSTGWLVTSAASNETGWLAFKIARSLGMLSLETQARVCHGPSVSSLAATYGRGAMTNNWNDIKNANVVIVMGGNAAEAHPVGFKWAIEAKITNGAELIAIDPRFHRTASVADKYVPIRAGSDIAFLLGIINYLITHNEVNFEYLVTHSNASLIVSDDFNFDETSGLFSGYNADNRQYDQASWTYQKDEKGYALRDKTLTHPRCVWNLLKQHVSRYTPEMVNKVTGSPIDGFLHVCRSLASTKTNDRAATFLYALGWTQHTYGTQIIRTAAMIQLILGNVGVMGGGINALRGHSNIQGLTDVGLLSNRLPAYLDLPKDSQVSLEQYLDEKTPKPLGANEVNFWGNYPKFFISFMKAMYGDKATKDNQWGFDWLPKWDKTYDILRFSKMMRDGQANGFICQGFNPLAALPDKNSIREGLSKLKFLVSIDPLPTETAEFWKNHGESNDVDSSKIQTEVFRLPTNCFAEENGTIVNSSRLLQWHWAAAKPPYESLYDPEIISRIFLRIKELYAEEGGAYHEPINNLSWDYQDPEGPAAEELAQECNGRALADLTDTNGNVILKKGQLLSGFSQLKDDGTTSSGIWIFCGSWTEQGNLMARRDPTDPSGKGIHAGWAWSWPMNRRVLYNRASADEHGNPWDPNRVLIKWNGSHWDGNDVADFTATLSPSSGAGAFIMNNDGLGGLFCLNRLVDGPFPEHYEPFETPITNNPLHPEQINNPVARVFKEDLARLGSADEFPYVGTTYSITEHFHFWTQHARLASITQPEQFIELSENLANKKGIKLGDTVKVTSYRGYIKAKAVVTKRLPTLTVDGKEIETIGIPIVWGFTGQTKKGFLVNELTPHLGDANSQTPEYKSFLVNIEKVTTVA